The DNA window GGCCGCCGCTCAAAAAAGCGCCGAGCGCGCCGATCATGGCGCCGCCGAGCAGCACGCCGACCGCGATGAAATAGCTTTGGATAAATGCCGGCAAAAAGGCCACTTTTTCGTTCATCTGTTTCCCCGCCCTTTCTTTATCTTTTACTATGTATATCAACAAATTGGACGGAATATGTAGCCGAAGGAAAAGTTTTCGCCCGTCAAACGGTACGGATGAAGGAGGGATGGCCATGACGTTCGTCCATTTGCATGTGTTAAGCGGATACAGCTTGCTGCAAAGCACGGCGACGGTCGAGGCGCTTGCGGCCAAAGCGAAACAGCTCGGCTACGAGGCTTTGGCGCTCACGGACCGCCATGTGCTGTATGGCGCCATTCCGTTTTACCGGGAGTGCCAGCGCCACGGCCTCCGCCCGATCATCGGCATGACGGCTGATGTCGCCCTTGACGGGGACGGTGCGGCATTTCCGCTCGTCCTGCTGGCGGCCAATGAGGAAGGATACCGTCATTTAATCGAGATCAGCACAGCGGTTCAAATGGGGGAAGAAAAGCACATTCGTGAGGACGACCTCCGCCGCTTAGGCGGGGGAATCATTGCCCTCACTCCGGGTCCGGACGGACGGGTTGAATCGCTGCTTGCATCCGGAGAGATTGCGCGGGCTAAAGAAGCGCTGCTTCGCTACCGGCAGCTGTTTTCCGGCCGTTTGCATATAGCCATCCGGCGCGGCGAGCGGACGCGCGCTCCGTATGAAGGCGAGCTGCTGCGGCTGGCTGAAGAGACCGGTGTTCCGATCGTTGCGACGAACGATGTCCGCTACGTTGAGCGCGAGGATGCACTCGCATGGCGCTGCTTGCAGGCGATTGACCGAGGGGTGCCGCTTGCAGATATAGCGGAAGAGGCTGAGCGTTATTTGGCGGCGCCAGACGAGATGGCCCGCCGCTTTGCGGATTTGCCGGAGGCGCTTGCCAACAGTATGGAGATCGCCAATCAATGCGCGCTCCATATCGAGTTCGGCCGTCGGCGGCTGCCGAAGTTTCCGGTGCCGGATGGAGAGACGGCGGATGATTATTTGCGCCGCTTGTGCGAACAAGGGCTCGCCCGCCGCGTGCCATCAGCTGACGCACGCTACTGGGAGCGGCTTGAGCATGAGATGCGCATCATTCAAGCGATGCGTTTTAGCGACTATTTTTTGATCGTCGCTGATGTGCTCGCCTACGCCCGCCAGCGCGGCATTTTGACCGGCCCGGGCCGCGGCTCGGCGGCCGGGTCGCTCGTCGCCTACGCTTTGTCGATCACCGATGTCGATCCGATCCAATACGGGCTCTTGTTTGAACGGTTTTTAAACCCGGAACGGGTGTCGGTGCCGGATATTGATTTAGATTTCCCCGATGACCGCCGTGAAGATGTGATCCGCTATGTCGCCGGCAAATACGGCCATGACCGCGTCGCACAAATCATTACATTCGGCACGTTCGGCGCCAAAGCGGCGCTGCGCGAGACGGCAAAGGCGCTTGGCGTCCCCAGGCGCGAAGCGGAACAAGTCATGGCGCTGCTGCCGAACAAACAAGGCGTGACCATCAGCCAATGGCAGCGCGAATCCGCCGCCTTCCGCCGCGCGTTCCGCGCTCTCCCTAACGGAGAGCGGTGGCTTGCGATCGCACAAAAACTCGAAGGGCTGCCGCGCCATACGTCGATCCACGCTGCTGGCGTCATCATCAGCCCAGAGCCGCTCATGCGCGATGTGCCGCTGCAGCCAAGCCATGGCGAGTGGCCGCTTACGCAATACGCCATGGGGGCGTTGGAAGCGCTCGGTCTATTGAAAATCGATTTTCTCGGCTTGCGCACGCTGACGCTGCTGGGTGAGATGGTGCGCCTCGTCGAACGGCAGACGGGGAAGCCGTTTGACGTGCGCGCGTTGCCGCTTGATGATGAAAAAACGTATGCGCTGCTTGGCGCTGGGGATACAACCGGCGTTTTTCAGCTCGAGTCAGGCGGCATGAAACGCGTGCTTGCCGAACTGCGTCCGTCGACATTGGAAGAGGTCGTCGCCGTCAATGCGCTGTACCGGCCGGGGCCGATGAACATGATTCCCACTTATATCCGGCGCAAGCGCGGCGAAGAGACGATTTCGTATCTCCATCCGGACCTTGAGCCGATTTTGGCGCCGACATACGGCGTTCTCATTTACCAAGAACAAATTATGCAAATCGCCGCCCGGCTCGCCGGGTTTTCGCTCGGCAAAGCGGATGTGCTCCGGCGGGCGGTGTCGAAAAAGGAAAAAGCGCTGCTCGCTGAATATCGGGAAGAATTTGTGGCCGGCTGCGCAGCGAACGGCTATCCGGCGCCGGTGGCCGAGGAGTTGTACCGGCAAATCGTCCGCTTCGCCGATTATGGCTTTAACCGAAGCCATGCCGTCAGCTATACGCTGTTGTCGTATGCGATGGCGTATATGAAAGCCCATTACCCGCGTTGCTTTTATGCGGTCATGCTCTCGAACGCGTCCGGTGATCGGGAAAAAATGGCGCTTTATAGCCGTGAGGCGTCACGAAAAGGCATTCCGATCCTGCCGCCGTCGGTCAACCGGAGCGGCTATCGGTTCACCGTGGAAGGGGAGGCGATCCGCGCGGGGCTGGCAGCGGTGAAGCACGTCGGCTCGGCGGCGAAGCTCATCATAGACGAACGAAGGGAGCATGGGCCGTTTGCCGACTTTTTCGATTTTGCCGTTCGCCTGCTGCCAAAGGGGCTGGCGCGTCCGGCGCTTGAGGCGCTGATTTCCGTCGGCGCGTTTGACGAGTTGGGCGGGGAGCGGGGTTCACTTTTGGCCAGCATAGAGATCGCCATCGAACACGTGCAATTGATGGGGCCATACTTAGAAGCCGGCGGTCGGTCGCTCAAGCCGAAATACGCGGATGCGCCGCCGCTTTCCCCTGCCGAGCGGCGGCAGCGGGAAAACGAATGGCTCGGCTTCGCTGTCACTCCGCACCCGGCCGTCGTCTGCCGCCCGCTGTTTCAAGCGGCTCGGGCGGTGCCCATAGCGGAGGTGCACGGTTCGCCGGCCGTGATCGGCGGCTGCATCGCTGAGCTGCGGAAAACGAGAACGAAGTTCGGGGATGAAATGGCGTTTATCACGGTCAGCGATGAAAGCGGAGAAATGGAGGCGGTCGCTTTTCCGTCTGTCTATGCCCGCGCGGCTGGCGAACTTGCGGAAGGGAATTTTGTGCTGCTCGCGGGAACGATGGAGATGCGCGCCGGACGGCGGCAGCTCGTTCTCCGCCGGGCGGAACGTCTGCCGGTGTCGGCGCTGTATATTCAGGCGAATCTTGCCGACAAACCGCGGCTTTCCGCGCTCAAGCCGCTGCTTGAACAGCATCGCGGCAGCACTCCGGTTTATTTGTACGATGAAGTCAAGCGGACGCTCCTCCGCCTGCCGGAGCAGTATCGCATCGCGTTGACCGCGCCGCTTGTCGATGCACTGTTCGCCGTGTTCGGCGCCGGTGGCCTAGCCGTCAAATAAATCGCCCTTTACTATTTCGTTATTTTGTTATATCGTATAACCATTAGGTGGTCAGACCAGTATGGAAGCTAGAAGGCAGGGGAAACAGCGGCTTCTCGTCATTCAACGGTTCTTAAGACCGTTAAAGAGCGGGATTCATAAGTTTTTTCATTTGAGAAATATCCTTATTACCCAATCGTCGGGAGGGATCTCCGTTCAACGACGAAAAAGTGTATGCCGAGACGCTGAAGCATATTCACCGTCTCATTGTTCAGGATGGCCTTGCCCCCGGCGATAGGCTGCCGTCAGAGCGGGAGCTGGCTGAACGGCTCGGTGTCGGCCGTTCGTCGGTGCGCGAGGCGCTGCGAGCCCTCGAATTTCTCGGCCTGATTGAGACGCGGCGCGGGGAAGGTACATACATGCGCGAGATCGGCAGCCATCAGCTGATCGATTTGCTGGCGATGTTTTTGCTTGAAAATGAACGGGCGAAAGCCGATTTGGCGGAAACGAAATGGCTTGTCGAACGGCTGCTCCTTGAGCTTTTCTGTCAACGCTATGGCGAGGAAGCCATAAGCAGGCTTGAAAAAACCGTTCGCCAAAAGCCGA is part of the Geobacillus sp. 46C-IIa genome and encodes:
- the dnaE gene encoding DNA polymerase III subunit alpha gives rise to the protein MTFVHLHVLSGYSLLQSTATVEALAAKAKQLGYEALALTDRHVLYGAIPFYRECQRHGLRPIIGMTADVALDGDGAAFPLVLLAANEEGYRHLIEISTAVQMGEEKHIREDDLRRLGGGIIALTPGPDGRVESLLASGEIARAKEALLRYRQLFSGRLHIAIRRGERTRAPYEGELLRLAEETGVPIVATNDVRYVEREDALAWRCLQAIDRGVPLADIAEEAERYLAAPDEMARRFADLPEALANSMEIANQCALHIEFGRRRLPKFPVPDGETADDYLRRLCEQGLARRVPSADARYWERLEHEMRIIQAMRFSDYFLIVADVLAYARQRGILTGPGRGSAAGSLVAYALSITDVDPIQYGLLFERFLNPERVSVPDIDLDFPDDRREDVIRYVAGKYGHDRVAQIITFGTFGAKAALRETAKALGVPRREAEQVMALLPNKQGVTISQWQRESAAFRRAFRALPNGERWLAIAQKLEGLPRHTSIHAAGVIISPEPLMRDVPLQPSHGEWPLTQYAMGALEALGLLKIDFLGLRTLTLLGEMVRLVERQTGKPFDVRALPLDDEKTYALLGAGDTTGVFQLESGGMKRVLAELRPSTLEEVVAVNALYRPGPMNMIPTYIRRKRGEETISYLHPDLEPILAPTYGVLIYQEQIMQIAARLAGFSLGKADVLRRAVSKKEKALLAEYREEFVAGCAANGYPAPVAEELYRQIVRFADYGFNRSHAVSYTLLSYAMAYMKAHYPRCFYAVMLSNASGDREKMALYSREASRKGIPILPPSVNRSGYRFTVEGEAIRAGLAAVKHVGSAAKLIIDERREHGPFADFFDFAVRLLPKGLARPALEALISVGAFDELGGERGSLLASIEIAIEHVQLMGPYLEAGGRSLKPKYADAPPLSPAERRQRENEWLGFAVTPHPAVVCRPLFQAARAVPIAEVHGSPAVIGGCIAELRKTRTKFGDEMAFITVSDESGEMEAVAFPSVYARAAGELAEGNFVLLAGTMEMRAGRRQLVLRRAERLPVSALYIQANLADKPRLSALKPLLEQHRGSTPVYLYDEVKRTLLRLPEQYRIALTAPLVDALFAVFGAGGLAVK
- a CDS encoding FadR/GntR family transcriptional regulator — protein: MYAETLKHIHRLIVQDGLAPGDRLPSERELAERLGVGRSSVREALRALEFLGLIETRRGEGTYMREIGSHQLIDLLAMFLLENERAKADLAETKWLVERLLLELFCQRYGEEAISRLEKTVRQKPIDFERFFQTVAEAADNYLLVRIWRALSAFAAAFAPEPPLADSFYDQLLAALKKRDRTEAIAVWEAHRPWPLSKKN